TGCCCAGTTGTCACAGTTTCTTCGTCCAGACAAGTTTGATGTTCTCATTCAGTGTGTCATGCAAATTTCAAAGTTCGATGTAAAGAGAGGTGAAAAGGAGGTTGGAACACCTTCCTTGGCATTGCATATTGgtcattcattgaagaaatGTGTTTGTGTTGTTCGTGGGAAAGCTCTGCGAGAGAAAGACAAAGGTCTACTGGAGGATGTTGAGCACTTTGAGAAACTCATGGAAGCAGAGTGGAATTTCCGTATCAGCCATCACTCCATAACAACTCTGAACGATAGGAAACATAATCAGCCCGAACTCTTACCTGTGACTAACGATCTTAAGAAGCTAAAGGAGTTTATAACATCTAAGATCATTGCACTCACTTCAGAACTGCAAGGCACAGACAGACCATTCCAGCAAACCTGGCGAGACTTAAGTGAAATGGTTCTTAACAGACTGATACTCTTCAATAAACGTAGAGGTGGAGAAACAGCTAAGCTTCATGTGGAGACTTACATCAATCGTCCTGACTGGAGCAAAAGCACAAATCAAGATGTTGTAGCTTCTCTTAACGGCATTGAACAACAGTTACTTCAGAGGTATTAAGTCTTTTAAGTTCTTAGAAGAATATGATTCTGTTTTTGTTAGGGTACTTGATTTCTTGAGTGATTGCCTACTGTTGTCTTTATCTCAATACTAACCCAAGAAGCAATACTGTAATTGTAAAAGTTGGCAATGCCACATGAACATAAAGATAACCAGAATCATTATATATAGTGAGGAGAGCAAAATTTTCTCCAGAAACAATGTTTACTGAAAGTTTTGTCGCACCATGCTAGCAAAGAAACCTTTCGTTGCAGAAGCAAGATATTTCTGAAAAAATTCAATATGCCTTCGAAGTTGGTTTAGTGGCCACTAGCAACGGTCAAATAGTAACTTCTTcaagttattgttttgttttgttgttttttttccaggctGGATATGGTTGAGATTAAGGGAAAGAGGGGCCGGAAGGTGCCACTGCTTTTAACAAAGGAGGTTAAAGAAGCAATTGATGTTTTAGTTGAAAAGCGAACTGAAGTTGGCATTAATCAGGAAAACCCCTACCTATTTGCAGCAACTGGAAATGGTTCTTTAGGTCATTTAAGAGCATGGGAGTGTATGAGAAAGGTTGTCACTAGTGATGAGCTGAAGCTGGAAAAACCTGAAGCGGTAACAAGTACCAGGCTTCGAAAATATGTAGCTACTGTGTCACAAATCTTGGACCTTCAAGAGAATGAACTTGATTGGCTTGCTCGCCATTTAGGCCATGACATCTCCGTCCACAGAGAGTATTACCGATTACATGAATCAACGATTGAGCTTGCAAAGGTTGGAAAGATCCTTACAACGGTTGATGAAGGAAAAACCGGGCTCTGGGCTGGGAAATCGCTCGATGATATTGACTTAGACAAAGACATTGATCCCATTGCAGGTAGGTTTAAAGCATTTTCCTCATCAGGCAACCATAAGGCAATCCTTACTAGGAAGGGCTTCTGAtgcaatttgtattttgttagGAGAAAATTGACAGTATTGAGTTACACTGTCAGCTTTTGCTTATTGAGGTATCCATAGTGGAACCGCTGTTAAGAGGACAAATGCTCCTTCACAACGAGATGAGTTATCTCTTTGGAGGCTTGTTAGTGTTAGGTCTTTTGAGGTCAACCTATTCTTCAACTTTGTTACTTGAAGACTCAACTTATTTTGCTGTTCCATTCCTTACTCTTTATTTAGAAGACAGGGATTCTGAATTAGATGAAGACAGTACTGCTGGTATGGAGCCACACAGTTCaagtggaaaacaaaaaggaagggTGAGCAGACATTATTTTTCTGTATATCTTAATGGTGTGTCCCTTTTCAGTTACTGATGCTTCATTGCTGTGTCTACCCCTTTGACGTGCTACTAGAACCACTATCAATAGTTCCTTAATTTACTCTGAAACACTACTGTAAACATTGTGGCACTggcgttgttttcttttcacagcAAAGATCGGGCAAGTCAAGGACAGCACATGAAACCCCTGTGCCAAAAAAGAATGGTATAtttaataacattttcatttgcatgttgtTGATCTCATTAAAACACAAAacttcaatatatttttttcttttggaagatTGAAGTGTTTAAGATAACTTGTTAACGTTTTGCATTGTATTTTACAAAGTTTGTATGCGAGTGTTTGAGAGTACTCTTGCACTGGAAGAAAGGATGGTGTGCTCTTAAACTCGGCACTTGCTACTTTCATCACAAACGaccaaagttgtttttttgataaaaaatttgcAGTTTCCACCTCAAACGATTTAATTCTTTTTGGAAAAAGAGTTAATTTTGTTCTGGGGTTTTATTTATAGACAATCACCATGTTTCCGGGATTCTGGAAATGTTGCTGCTCTCATCTCATTTCTTTCAACAGCTATGACTGAACAGTCACAACAAGCTACACAAGCTACAGGAAAAGAGAACGTTGGTACGTTGGCAAGCATTGCTGTGCTTATATTGtacttttttccatgttttgtgTAAGTGTCATGCCTCGGACCTTTGGCCTCACCTTGCAACGTTGCTAAGCAGTCGTCTGTtttgccaaggcacagaaacctATTGGTTACATTTTCTTGTCATGTATTAAGTATGGAGAACAGAATTGATTACAACTTGATTAAATGTCAGTAACTTTTGGTTTGAGGTGCATTCAATGATTTTATAGCCCCTCTGTAAAAACACTTTGGTATGACGTCAGCAGTTATGTTTCTTTGATCTTTGTGTCTGATAACAAGGTCCTGTTGGTGCGCGCAAGAAAAGGAAGCCGCACAGTATCTGGACAAAAGAAGAGAAGGAGGAAGTATTAAAGCATCTTGGGGacttcatcaaaaacaaaattttgccagGAAAAACTGAATGTGTGAAATGCATAGAACAGAGCAACGGAGTGCTGGCCAATAGACAGTGGTCAGTCGTGAAGGATTGTgtaagaaatattatttctcGAGCAAAAACATTACAAGGACAGAATTGCTAGGGAAGGATTCTTGTTAAGAAAGCCTTTTAACTTCCAGAGCGGAAACAGAACACTCGGATTTTCCAAAAGTGAAGGCGTGGAAAATTGTGATGAATTTCGTAAGCGTAATGAGAGAGGAAATTAAATTGCCTAAGAAAGGAAAGAATGATTGTAGACGTTGTTGACAAGAAAATAGATGTCTATTCTGTTGTAACATTTAAACAGCTGGTGACAAGAAACCATCACAGATTCGTTTAGGCAAAAAGTAATTTGATGGAGGTTGATTTCAATAGTGACACTGTCGGAGTTTTGGACTTTTGAAAACCAAACAGCGGAGTCGTTAGCTGGATTGAATGGGAGCCACACGAATCAGAAACTTTCCAATTTTTTCAGATTCTTTTTCCGATTCCATTGCTTGCAATTTTGTGAATACTTGAATGTCAGGGTCGAAAGTAGACACGGAAGAATATTCCTTTCATGGTGCAGAACAGAAGaaagcattgtgattggctgcTTCTTCCTCTTCCCCTTGCGATTCGGACAGTACCATTGACACTGGATCATAAGCCAAGGAGTCACAAGCAGAATCGGATAAATTGCTTCGAACtgtgttgtttaattttcaaggaaGCGCAACGGCCAAAGCTTCAGATTACTGTTCTCCGACTCCGTCACTATTAAAAACCAGCCTGTTGTGTTGGTTTGGTTGGAATAAAAAGTTGTGCAACATTGCAGAGTAAATCAAAACTTAGTCTTAAGTTCTTGTTCTTCGGAAGCAACTACTACTCGGGAAACGTGAATGATACACTTATCGGTCTGCAGTGAGTCTGTTTTGGTAAGTGGAAGTAACTAAAGCAAAAGACGATTAAACGTTGGGACGTTCAGATTAGGGTTTTGGTATTCTATTTGTTGTAACAGTTCATAGTTATGGTGTAGAGAAATGCATTGAATTTTAATAACAGTCAAAGTAAACAAGTAACATTGTCTTTTAAGTTGTTGTATTAAATTTAGTTGAAAGGTATTCTGGCTCTTTTATTTGGACTCTTCTCGTGAAGGCATCGTTCCAAAGAAGCCCCGAATAAATCCCGAATTTCACCGTTGCTTTCCAATTCAAAATATATGGTAGGTGACAAAATATCGAGATACTCTGATCCTGATAGAGGTAcagtgtgtattggtccccataGTGTAGTATTTAGTATTATGAAGTATTATGGCCCTTGATAACCTTTTTTCGTGGGTAGATGAATGCCGAAGATTTGCTTTTCCGAAATCGTATATTTACAAGAAAATAGTGGGTTGTTCCCCACAATGTTGGTATGAAAAGTTGGACTTGATAATGTCCCCATAATTACATTGGGTATTTGTCCCCACAGCGAACGATTAATTTTTGTGGACATCTAAAGGTTGTTTATGAACGTTTATTGGGAGTACTTTGAAAtgctgggattttttttttcttaactgtaGTGGAAATAGGTGTCCCCAGAATGCAGGCGTACATACATGGTCCTCACAAGTGCGCCTTGGTAAGTatggatgtatgtatgtatgtatgtatgtatgtatgtatgtatgtatgtatgtatgtatgtatgataTACAGCGACGGTGAGGATCTCTTTAGCATTAAAGCGTTCCTTCTTTAAATGCTCTTCTCGACAGTGGCATGTCCATACCCGATGTGAGCATTGGGCAAACTCTTCTTTGAGAAAAATGGAATAATCAACGACGAAATTTGCGAGCCTTCCCTTTAAATCTCTTATGAACTTTGCAGTCTATATCAAAGCGTGTCGTTATACAACAATCTGAAACCTGCATACCAGTCTTGGTGCACAATGCTCCTTTTGTTCCTCTTTCACAGAGACACAAGTATTTTCCAAAATATCGACATGTCTTTTTGTGTTTGCATTGTTCCTCGCACTTGCCTCCTGTATGGAAAAATGACAAGTATCCTCACACTTAAGTTGACCCGTTTTTCTTTGAGTCCTTACTAGAGGATCTGAACAAGGATGAGAGAGTAGACGAATACACTCCCCACCTATGTAAGGGGCGAAAACGGTCAATAGATAACGCAAGAATTAAGATATTTTCTGGGAGACAACAGTCTTTGTAAGTGCTTTGGTTAGCACTGTAATCTTCAAGTCTTGCGTCTAGtgatcattttgcagttttcttttCACAGTACTGAAGTGAATGCATGCACCTACCCACATAAGCCAAGGTTAGTTTGTCACTTTCCTGTCCACAACTGTTGCTTGCATTACATCGGTATTCTCCAAGAGTATTGATATCAATATTGGTTCTACCCCAAGCCTCCTCGTGATGTTGGATACCAGTGGTGACGTGAGTCCAAAACACAGATGGTGATGGTTTGCCAGAAACGACACAGGTCAAAGTAATATTGTCGCCTGGTTTAACAGTTAAGTTCCTCAACGGCTCAATTGATGGAGCATCTAGGAAAAATGTCAAACCAAATTTTAGATCTCGAATCATTTTGGATCTGAAATCTCTTTTCAGTAAatagaatttttcttttaaaataggAAATCACCTTGTTGGATTTGGCTCATAAAAACCATACAGATGTTCTAAGAGGTTAGCGATTCCTTGAAAACCTTTGTCGATTCTACtgttaatagtaaaattggtgttgttgtctttgagtgTCCAGATATGGTTTGATAGTttcgtgctgtttgaatagtttctgttccgaaaagaaagtttgtgttgcgtgtaacgttgTTTAAAAGTTCCTTCTGTTAGTCCAATGTAATTCTTTCCAGTGGTGTCACTTTCTGTTGTTACTTTGgagttgtagacgacgcttgaggtgaggcagttgtttttcagcagGCAGTCGCTTTTTCTTCCTGTAGTTACAGTTGTTTTCCGTGGAGGGTTTCTTGCCTGTTTCGAGTATTTTGGTGAtcgccccggcctacagcaacaaaggCAAGCGGTGCCACTTGTGGCTCACAGAAAAACGTTACTTAATTTGAGCCAAGAAGCCGTCTTTATTAAACAAAAGATCAGATCTCATTTcgaaatgccgccacgagataTATTTTTTCtaagcaaatttcacaagccgccaacaataacTCTATAGAATCTTTTGTTCAAACGTAGATTAGATCATCACACGAGCGAATTAATTAGCTACTCATCTAATTTGTATATAagaaggtatgttcttagttaaATAACGTTCTgcctgacgagcgcttaggcgcgaaacagAGTCAGAGAATCGCAAAACTTATGTATACTTaactctgctaccacagcatttaGCACTTAATGccatcttcaggcaactgacagtTCAAATTTATTATAAGCGCAGATAAACGAAGATGACATTTAAAACAAGGGTGTTATATTACAATAGTTACCATTGACAGAGACAGAAATATTTGTGCTCATCGTTGTTCCAATCATGTTAGTAACCACACAATTGTAAGGAAGAACACCTCCAGCTGTCATTTCTCTCTTCCATACGCCTGTGCTGCCGCTACTGATCATAACATTGTTCTCATATAGCTGATAAGTTAGTTTCCTGGGGTTTGCATCTGCGACTGAACATTGGAATGTGATGGTTGTTCCAGAACAGACTGTCTCCTCGCCAGCTTGAAACTGGACTCCTTCTGGTGGATCTGTTGAGGAAAGAAGTGACTTCTTCTTTGATTGAGTTGGGGATGATTGGGGAGGGACTATCATCTTCGAGAAGgttaaaagagagaaaatggCTTATTCGGCGAGAGGGCTTTTGGTCTGCACGCTTCTAAGCCTATGTGGTAAATACTGATATAGAATATGCCCAAGCTAAATATCGCGCTATAAAGTAAATGCTGCACGGGTTATTTAAGCATTTGTACGGCATCAACAATGACAATTTTAAGTCAGATATCCTGTTTGGCCCTGTCATATACCCCACGTTATATAAATTCTGGTGTGATTTTTAGTGATACTAACAAAGGGGTATCTtagagcaaaaacaaaacgatcaagttaaagaggtctattagTAAAAATTATTTAGTAAAAAAGTTAGCTCCCGAAATAACAGACGTGAATTTCAAGGCAACGAAAGAACCAGGAGTTGAAAAATACGATCACAACAAACGTTTCACAGATTGCTTACACTGCACATCAATTTCTACTGACTGTGTCGCATCACCGCACGGATTGTTTGCTTTGCATGTGTATTCCCCTGATTGACTCCTATGAATGTTTGTAAAAACCAACTCAGTTCCATTTGTGCGCTCTCCGTGGTCTTTCTTCACCCAAAACACTGTGGGTGGTGGAATACCAGATGGATTGCACATCACTGTCAGATTGCTTCCTTCCGTTATCACTTTTCGTGTAAATGTCTGAATGGATGAAGGctctgaaaaaaatgataaccAGGACTGAGGAACGAGCTAAAAGTATGGCCGAAGGCTACACTATACTTAAGTATTTGTGcatcttttctttctctctaaGTTTATACTGTCCTCACTAGCGTTCACTGTGGTAACTGTAATCTCAATAGGGAACTAAGAACTTATGAGTTGTTTCAAAGACAACCATCACTACTTAaggaattaataataataataattataataataataataataataatcatgatcAAAATAATACTAacagtaatgataatagtaGTAAACACGATAGAAGTTAGGGCTTGACAGCTTGTGATGTCGAGTATAGATATGTTCACCAATTACAGTGCTCAGATGAATGATAAGTAAATAGATGCACCTTGTGTATTATTTTGAGTaactttatttttacttttagaGACACTCGTGTCTCGTATGCCCATTCAAAATGCTGATAGAAATAaacttttaattgattttaatTCATTAACCTACCTAGCACTAAGAGGGAAAACTGAGAACCCAGAAGAAAACCTCTTGACGCAAAGGAAATAACCAAGAAACGTAATTCAAGTAGAGAacaggtcccagttgttcaaaggatggatagtACGATTTATTCGAAAAATCAGTACGCCCGGATAACTCAATAGGGTTTGTTAGTTCTTATGAAGTGAATACTGGTAATtgacctttgaacaactagatAGAGGGAATCTAACCCTGTCAAAAATTGTGCATTGTGCAAGGGGCGAAAACTCACCACTGAGGCAACGCTGCTCTCGCTTTTACTTTGCACAAGTGAACCTTCTTTAAGTTTTGTTCCAAGTTTTTTTCTACTGTAGGTACTACTATATTTTAATGGTAGTCTTTCTTTCGAAGATAGAACCCACTCTTCTACCTTTTATTTATATGAAATACCACAGAGGTAGTTTCCTTCTGCTTTCACTGTTTAACTCTTGCCTTAGATTCTTTACTTGATGACTAAATCAATCTCACTAGCCTCGTTTCCTTCTTAAATCGAGCCGCCACGAACGTGGGGAAAGAAATAGAGGAACGAAGTATCTCATGAGTGACTTTTCTCAGCCGTTTCTTCATTGCCTTTCCAGAATAAACAGAAATTTCAAACAAGCTAAATATTTTGCTATATTTTTGACCTAATAAAACTCTAAGATCTACCTCATTTATACTCAAACGATTAATTTAGAGCTGCTGCAAAATTAAGGCTAAGACATTTTCTACCTTAATGATTGAAAACGTTTACCattgacaataacaaaaacaccCATGCTCATTTCCGTTCCAATTGTGTTGTTAGACATGCATTTATAGACAAACACTCCTCCAGTTGTCATTTTTGTGTTCCAAACTCCTGCACTGCTTGTTTCGTTCACCATAGTTTCATTCACATACAACTGATACGTATGGACAGCAGGGTTGCTATTAGCTGAACAGTTGAAGGTGATGCTCTCTCCTTGGCAGACTGTCGCCTTGCTGGCTACAAACTGAACCATCTCGGGTTTAACTACGATAAAAAGCAAAGTGGTCCAAAAAAGTGAAAGGTAACGGAAAGCTCGTTATGTTTAGCAAGTAAGTTAGAGATATCATGTCAAGCTCGGATTTCCTTTTTCCATTTAAGTACTTTTCATTGCTTTTCGTTTGCTACTTGCATCAGGCAGTTTTCATCGGACACTTACTCAGCTACGCTAAAAGCAAAACTCTAGATCATCAATTGACGAGGAGTTAAACAATACTATGCTTACGATTTGGAGAAACTTACACTGCACGTTAAGTGCTACTGATTCTGTATAtagagactaaacatctttcgcatgttaaagctagacatcaatccttttttaccgccaaaacattacaaatatgacgaGCGCAtctcgctactagtgggctataacatatagcctactagtagctcaaccaatcagaacgcagcattgatgatagaccactagttggattttactaatacgCAGTATCTTATTGTTCCGAAAAAAGCGGCCACCAATTGTCTTAGTCACGTTATTGGTGAAACTTTTAGTGGTGTCATTTCTAAGCAAATGTTTTAATGAATCTGAAGtgagaataatagaagaaaagaaaagaaaaagcattCTTCGAGATTTCGACTTTCTTTGGATAtagttttaaccctttcactgccgaggggttccccgatgacgagtaaaatcgtctggcgttagaatctataagtgccctgagcactcttgcggcagttaaagcgttaatggTTTTATTAACCAATGAGATTTATCGCGGATCTTTAAGTTTATACTTACACTGTACTATGAGCTGCAATGATGCAGTGGCAGAGTCTCCGTCAGTGTCTACGACTGCGAAAACGTAACTACCGGTGTCAATTCTGTTCACGGCAGAGAACGTGATCGTTGCGTTTGTTTCCGTGCGACTAGCAGTAACACGACCACGGAATGCTCCTCGAGTAATTATGGAGGATCCGAAATAAGCCTCTACAAGGGGCAAAAGGGCTCCATTTAATCCAAGTTGCACTCGTAGAAGTGTCTTTGCAACCCTGAAGCTCCATTCCAGCGTCAGAGGTTGTCCTTCCAAAACACTCGCTGGGCTAGGAGGCTGTGATGTAATGTTGACTACTTGCGACTCTGTTGGAGAAGAAAGATAATCCatcataattaacaattagactacgagcccgagttttctacgaggaTATAGATAGTCAACGAGGGCAGGcaagttgactatcgctcgtagaaaacgagggcgagtagtctaattctTTTAGTAtaaaatttaccgtagtctcattgcataaaaagaaaaaaaatgtcaagcaacgcgtagaaaaggactgtttcatgtTACATCAGATTCAAACGTAACGCGCCATATAGAAAGAGTatcacgtgtacaatcacgcATACAATCACCCGTGCAAACTTTTTTACCGTAGGCTATCAGCAGACAGTCTACGGtgatatagccaatcagattcacggattcacaattgactacggtaaatttatactaatggcTTATAAATTCTGTGTTTTCTTTTCTAACAACTAAAAATGTCAAACAACTCAGAGAAGGGTGACAAAACCCATGATTTGTTGTTCGTGAATCGTTATGTACTTAGCTAGTGGAAACCTTTTCGTGAATTGCGATTGAAATGCATTCCGTGAAAGTTAACGAGAATTGTCAAAACTTTTTTTggcttaaaaataaacacgagCAAAGTTAGAACTAAAATTCTGGGAGTTTTTGGTGATAGCTCTATGCTACGATGTTTTTTGGAAGAAAATAATCACACTTTTGGGACAGCGGCTATTACTTGCAATAATTCGGCATTATCAGTTCAAGTATTCATaaagtaaataaaagaaaaaagttcgCTCAGCATGAAGCAGTTCATGATTTCAGTGGTAACCGCTTTTGGCAAACGAATAAAACTTTGCTAGGTGGCTCCACTTTGTTTCTAGGGAGCGTCAGAAACGAATTTTTCGTTTAGTTATGTCCTTCTCGTTTTCCGTAAATCAACAATAACGATCAACGACAAGTGATTAAAGGGCTCCATTTTCTCTTCAGGGAGCGTCAGAAacaattttttaagtttcttatttctttctctttatCTCCAAATCAACAATAACGATCAACGAGAAGTCATTAATCTTGAGGGCTGAGAAAAGGCACATCTCTAGACCCTGCTGTGAACATCGATGTTTTATCGTTATAAACGCGGAAATGAACTACTATGACAATATATAACTGACAGAAATGATCATTGCTAAGTCGATGAACTGCAAATAGCTGAACTGCTAGGGCTTAATCACCCCCACGCTCTTACCTCTATGCAAGTGAACATGAATGCAagaatttctttaaaaattgtttaGATTCTATTTGCTACCTATTGAACATGAAAGTCTTGGCTGTAGCTAGGTGTCTTTGAGAATCCAGACAAGAGTCTACCATCTAATTTGTAACTGAATTTCAACGAGATCGTTGGTTTTTACCTGCATCATAGACCAAACTGAAAGCCAAAAGGACTTGAAAGATGATAATAAACTCTAGTTTCCTCATGTCAATTTAAACTTCAAGAAGTTGcaaattattcaaatttaaGTTCAGGTAattgtttttgcataaaaatttaaataatgcGGTTTCACAAGAATagatggttttcacgttacgtcatagccgccattatggtggacgaaaacaaaagatttctgattAGGTCATGAGTCTTCTTTCGTTTTAACATGCGGTCTAATGCCTCACAAGTTAGCCTATCAGCCAAGGCCAGGGACTGCAAAAGTGACCTGAAGTAATGGTCAAACAGAAGCAAATGTGCATGCTTAAAATCGAGCGAAAAATACTCTACAATGTAGAGGAGAATTAACCTTTAGCTTCGGTACGTCGCTAAGAAACGTCTCTTAGTAAGAGTCGCTCTAACCA
Above is a genomic segment from Acropora muricata isolate sample 2 chromosome 1, ASM3666990v1, whole genome shotgun sequence containing:
- the LOC136890336 gene encoding B-cell receptor CD22-like isoform X1 translates to MRKLEFIIIFQVLLAFSLVYDAESQVVNITSQPPSPASVLEGQPLTLEWSFRVAKTLLRVQLGLNGALLPLVEAYFGSSIITRGAFRGRVTASRTETNATITFSAVNRIDTGSYVFAVVDTDGDSATASLQLIVQFKPEMVQFVASKATVCQGESITFNCSANSNPAVHTYQLYVNETMVNETSSAGVWNTKMTTGGVFVYKCMSNNTIGTEMSMGVFVIVNEPSSIQTFTRKVITEGSNLTVMCNPSGIPPPTVFWVKKDHGERTNGTELVFTNIHRSQSGEYTCKANNPCGDATQSVEIDVQYPPEGVQFQAGEETVCSGTTITFQCSVADANPRKLTYQLYENNVMISSGSTGVWKREMTAGGVLPYNCVVTNMIGTTMSTNISVSVNDAPSIEPLRNLTVKPGDNITLTCVVSGKPSPSVFWTHVTTGIQHHEEAWGRTNIDINTLGEYRCNASNSCGQESDKLTLAYVGGKCEEQCKHKKTCRYFGKYLCLCERGTKGALCTKTGMQVSDCCITTRFDIDCKVHKRFKGKARKFRR
- the LOC136890336 gene encoding B-cell receptor CD22-like isoform X4, producing MRKLEFIIIFQVLLAFSLVYDAESQVVNITSQPPSPASVLEGQPLTLEWSFRVAKTLLRVQLGLNGALLPLVEAYFGSSIITRGAFRGRVTASRTETNATITFSAVNRIDTGSYVFAVVDTDGDSATASLQLIVQFKPEMVQFVASKATVCQGESITFNCSANSNPAVHTYQLYVNETMVNETSSAGVWNTKMTTGGVFVYKCMSNNTIGTEMSMGVFVIVNEPSSIQTFTRKVITEGSNLTVMCNPSGIPPPTVFWVKKDHGERTNGTELVFTNIHRSQSGEYTCKANNPCGDATQSVEIDVQYPPEGVQFQAGEETVCSGTTITFQCSVADANPRKLTYQLYENNVMISSGSTGVWKREMTAGGVLPYNCVVTNMIGTTMSTNISVSVNDAPSIEPLRNLTVKPGDNITLTCVVSGKPSPSVFWTHVTTGIQHHEEAWGRTNIDINTLGEYRCNASNSCGQESDKLTLAYVGGKCEEQCKHKKTCRYFGKYLCLCERGTKGALCTKTGLLSTIER
- the LOC136890336 gene encoding B-cell receptor CD22-like isoform X3 — translated: MRKLEFIIIFQVLLAFSLVYDAESQVVNITSQPPSPASVLEGQPLTLEWSFRVAKTLLRVQLGLNGALLPLVEAYFGSSIITRGAFRGRVTASRTETNATITFSAVNRIDTGSYVFAVVDTDGDSATASLQLIVQFKPEMVQFVASKATVCQGESITFNCSANSNPAVHTYQLYVNETMVNETSSAGVWNTKMTTGGVFVYKCMSNNTIGTEMSMGVFVIVNEPSSIQTFTRKVITEGSNLTVMCNPSGIPPPTVFWVKKDHGERTNGTELVFTNIHRSQSGEYTCKANNPCGDATQSVEIDVQYPPEGVQFQAGEETVCSGTTITFQCSVADANPRKLTYQLYENNVMISSGSTGVWKREMTAGGVLPYNCVVTNMIGTTMSTNISVSVNDAPSIEPLRNLTVKPGDNITLTCVVSGKPSPSVFWTHVTTGIQHHEEAWGRTNIDINTLGEYRCNASNSCGQESDKLTLAYVGGKCEEQCKHKKTCRYFGKYLCLCERGTKGALCTKTEHLWGMVQSSHIHKP
- the LOC136890336 gene encoding B-cell receptor CD22-like isoform X2, whose product is MRKLEFIIIFQVLLAFSLVYDAESQVVNITSQPPSPASVLEGQPLTLEWSFRVAKTLLRVQLGLNGALLPLVEAYFGSSIITRGAFRGRVTASRTETNATITFSAVNRIDTGSYVFAVVDTDGDSATASLQLIVQFKPEMVQFVASKATVCQGESITFNCSANSNPAVHTYQLYVNETMVNETSSAGVWNTKMTTGGVFVYKCMSNNTIGTEMSMGVFVIVNEPSSIQTFTRKVITEGSNLTVMCNPSGIPPPTVFWVKKDHGERTNGTELVFTNIHRSQSGEYTCKANNPCGDATQSVEIDVQYPPEGVQFQAGEETVCSGTTITFQCSVADANPRKLTYQLYENNVMISSGSTGVWKREMTAGGVLPYNCVVTNMIGTTMSTNISVSVNDAPSIEPLRNLTVKPGDNITLTCVVSGKPSPSVFWTHVTTGIQHHEEAWGRTNIDINTLGEYRCNASNSCGQESDKLTLAYVGGKCEEQCKHKKTCRYFGKYLCLCERGTKGALCTKTDTVRLPFLARTNRTLLSDTKIKET